The proteins below come from a single Papaver somniferum cultivar HN1 chromosome 11, ASM357369v1, whole genome shotgun sequence genomic window:
- the LOC113324833 gene encoding proline-rich extensin-like protein EPR1, translating into MLAAEKSWRRRCIILLSFVILCSSVFPVRSVVGDSELNDVDHGVYHQRSPPPLIYGASPPPTPVSTPQLSPPSPSASPSPPVYGTPFSPPRSPPVIHPTPPSVHVSPPHPALPPPSPPVYAAPTTPSPPVTPFNYPPPPVFTSPPTVPPPVYQAPPIQESPSPVARPSPPIIQTPLKPPPPSPVVYIPQPTPPQVQQPPQRPPPVYQPPTSPPPVYHPPLSPPTVQQPPLSPPPVYRPPTPTYSPPTFPPPVYHPPVSPPPVQQLPLPPVYRPPTPTYPPPTFPPPVYHPPLSPPPVQQPPLRPPPVYRPPTPTYPPPPPPVYRPPTPTYPPPTFPPPVYHPPLTPLPVQQPPLSPPPVYRPPTPTYPPPTFPPPVYHPPLSPPPVQQPPLSPPPAYRPPTPTYPPPIYYPPISPPPVYQPPTLPPPTYHPPVFPPTFSPPIYRPPQYSPPAQQPPLSPLPVQKPPTPTYRRPTLPPPVHRPPTPTYQRPTSPLPIQRPPTPTYQHPILPPIHRPPPPTYPRPTSPPPLQRPPTPTYRQPTSPPPVQRPPSPTYRRPSPPPLQRPPTPTYRQPTSPPPVQRPPSPTYRPSPVQRPPTPTYSPPLQRPPTPTYRKPTSPPPVQRPPSPTYRPSPVHRPPTPTYHQPTAPPLVQRPPTPTYRRPTLPPPVQRPPTPTYQRPTLPPPVKRPPTPTYQRPTLPSPVKRPPTPTYQRPASPPPVRRPPTPTYQRPTSPPPVRRPPTPTYQRPTAPPPVRRPPTPTYQRPTAPPLVQRPPTPTYRPAPVQRPPTPTYQRPTLPPPVKRPPTPTYQRPTSPPPVRRPPTPTYQRPTSPPPVRRPPTPTYQRPALPPPVRRPPTPTYQRPTSPPPVRRPPTPTYHRPTSPPLVQRPPTPSYRPASPPPVQLPPTPAYRSSSPPPAYRSSSPPPTYGPPTKVFH; encoded by the exons ATGTTAGCTGCAGAGAAATCATGGAGAAGGAGATGCATTATATTATTATCTTTTGTAATATTATGTAGTAGTGTTTTTCCAGTTAGAAGTGTTGTTGGTGACAGTGAATTGAACGACGTTGATCATGGAGTTTATCACCAGCGTTCGCCccctccacttatttatggtgcTTCTCCGCCGCCTACGCCAGTCTCCACTCCTCAATTATCTCCACCATCACCATCCGCTTCCCCATCTCCGCCAGTTTATGGGACACCATTTTCGCCACCTAGATCGCCTCCTGTCATTCATCCTACACCTCCGTCCGTTCATGTCTCTCCACCGCACCCAGCATTACCTCCGCCAAGTCCGCCCGTATATGCTGCTCCGACAACTCCATCACCGCCAGTTACGCCTTTTAATTACCCACCTCCACCAGTTTTTACGTCCCCTCCGACAGTTCCTCCACCAGTGTATCAGGCTCCGCCAATTCAGGAATCACCATCGCCGGTTGCTAGACCTTCTCCGCCTATCATTCAGACtcccttgaaacccccaccaccatcacctgtTGTTTATATACCtcaaccaacacctccacaagTCCAACAACCTCCACAAAGGCCTCCACCAGTGTACCAACCTccaacatcaccaccaccagTATATCACCCTCCTCTCTCCCCTCCAACAGTTCAGCAACCACCCTTAAGCCCGCCACCAGTCTATAGGCCTCCAACACCTACATATTCACCTCCAACATTCCCACCACCAGTATATCACCCTCCTGTCTCCCCTCCACCAGTTCAGCAGCTACCCTTACCGCCAGTTTATAGGCCTCCGACACCTACTTATCCACCTCCAACATTCCCACCCCCAGTATATCACCCTCCTCTCTCGCCTCCACCAGTTCAGCAACCACCCTTGAGACCACCACCAGTCTATAGGCCTCCAACACCTACTTATCCACCTCC CCCACCACCAGTCTATAGGCCTCCCACGCCTACTTATCCACCTCCAACATTCCCACCACCAGTATATCACCCTCCTCTCACCCCTCTACCAGTTCAGCAACCGCCCTTGAGCCCACCGCCAGTCTATAGGCCTCCTACACCGACTTATCCACCTCCAACATTCCCACCACCAGTATATCACCCTCCTCTCTCCCCTCCACCAGTGCAGCAACCACCCTTGAGCCCACCACCAGCCTATAGGCCTCCAACACCTACATATCCACCCCCAATATATTATCCTCCTATCTCACCTCCACCAGTGTATCAACCTCCAACACTTCCACCACCAACATATCACCCACCAGTGTTCCCTCCAACTTTTTCCCCGCCTATTTATCGTCCCCCACAATACTCCCCTCCAGCTCAACAACCTCCCTTGAGCCCACTACCAGTCCAGAAACCTCCCACACCCACTTATCGACGACCAACATTGCCGCCACCAGTCCACAGACCTCCTACACCCACATACCAACGACCAACTTCTCCATTACCAATCCAGAGACCTCCTACACCAACTTACCAACATCCAATCTTACCACCGATCCACAGACCTCCTCCACCAACTTACCCACGAccaacttcaccaccaccattacagagACCTCCTACACCCACTTACCGACAGCCAACTTCACCACCACCGGTCCAGAGACCTCCTTCACCCACTTATCGACGACCTTCACCACCACCGTTACAGAGACCACCTACACCCACTTATCGACAGCCAACTTCACCACCACCGGTCCAGAGACCTCCTTCACCCACTTATCGACCATCACCAGTTCAAAGACCCCCTACACCAACGTATTCACCACCACTTCAGAGGCCTCCTACGCCCACTTATCGAAAACCAACCTCACCACCGCCAGTCCAGAGACCTCCTTCACCCACGTATCGCCCATCACCAGTTCATAGACCTCCTACGCCCACTTACCATCAACCAACTGCACCACCACTTGTCCAGAGACCGCCTACACCAACTTATAGACGACCAACTTTACCACCACCAGTCCAAAGACCCCCCACACCAACTTACCAGCGACCAACATTACCACCACCAGTCAAGAGACCTCCTACACCCACTTATCAACGACCGACTTTACCATCACCAGTCAAGAGACCTCCTACACCAACTTACCAAAGACCAGCTTCACCTCCACCAGTCAGGAGACCTCCTACACCCACTTACCAAAGACCAACTTCACCCCCACCAGTCAGGAGACCTCCTACACCCACTTATCAACGACCAACTGCACCCCCACCAGTCAGGAGACCTCCTACACCCACTTATCAACGACCAACTGCACCACCACTGGTCCAGAGACCGCCTACACCAACTTATCGACCAGCACCAGTCCAAAGACCTCCTACACCAACTTACCAGCGACCAACATTACCGCCACCAGTCAAGAGACCTCCTACACCCACTTACCAGCGACCAACTTCACCCCCACCAGTCAGGAGACCTCCTACACCCACTTATCAGCGACcaacttcaccaccaccagtcaGGAGACCTCCTACACCCACTTACCAAAGACCAGCTTTACCCCCACCAGTCAGGAGACCTCCTACACCCACTTACCAAAGACCAACTTCACCCCCACCAGTCAGGAGACCTCCTACACCCACTTATCACCGACCAACTTCACCACCACTAGTCCAGAGACCTCCTACACCATCTTATCGACCAGCTTCACCTCCACCAGTGCAGTTACCTCCTACACCTGCATACCGGTCATCATCTCCACCACCAGCTTACCGCTCCTCTTCCCCGCCGCCAACTTATGGTCCTCCGACCAAAGTATTCCATTAA
- the LOC113320344 gene encoding casparian strip membrane protein 1-like: MSKGNGETVVDVPAEKSSNPNTASTKGKGLAAGVATGAAVVGTTKVVKHLRGWKRIVCIFDFLLRLFGVAVLLTAAVTMGTSDQILPFFTHHFQFRATFQDLPALTFFVAANAIACGYLLLSLPFSLISIIRPSVVGARLLLLIADTVMLALTSTGAASAAAIVYLAHVGNRRANWIEICQQFNEFCQQTSGAVVASFAGVLIFIILVIMSALALRHH, encoded by the exons ATGTCTAAGGGCAATGGAGAAACTGTGGTCGATGTCCCAGCTGAGAAGAGTAGTAATCCTAATACTGCAAGTACTAAAGGCAAGGGACTTGCAGCTGGAGTTGCAACCGGTGCTGCCGTGGTGGGCACAACAAAAGTTGTCAAGCATTTAAGGGGATGGAAGAGAATAGTTTGCATTTTTGATTTCCTTCTAAGGCTTTTCGGAGTTGCTGTCCTCCTCACTGCTGCTGTTACCATGGGAACTTCTGATCAAATTCTTCCCTTCTTTACGCATCACTTCCAGTTCCGGGCTACTTTCCAAGATCTCCCTGCCCTCAC GTTTTTTGTTGCCGCCAATGCGATAGCTTGTGGATATCTTCTCCTATCTCTTCCATTCTCCCTTATTAGCATTATTCGCCCAAGCGTTGTAGGAGCAAGGCTGCTTCTCCTAATCGCAGACACA GTGATGCTCGCTTTGACATCGACTGGTGCTGCTTCAGCTGCTGCTATTGTATACTTGGCTCATGTAGGAAACAGAAGGGCAAACTGGATTGAAATATGCCAACAGTTCAATGAGTTCTGCCAACAAACCAGTGGTGCAGTGGTAGCTTCATTTGCGGGTGTTCTTATCTTTATCATTTTGGTTATCATGTCAGCTTTGGCTCTCCGACACCATTGA